DNA sequence from the Salvia splendens isolate huo1 chromosome 19, SspV2, whole genome shotgun sequence genome:
CTAAAATGACACCGTTCTTATTTTacatatattttgaaaaattaataataaatagttaaaatagggAGTGAATAATATAATAGAAACTCTCTACTatgttattctctctcttagtcTGCGAATATGAgtcttgtttttccattttgatctGTACtcaaataggagtctcggtttattattattatcataaatcataaatagtaggagtaagaggcctcacattccactaacgcATTCCACcgacatatcatttaaaactaatagtGGGACTTATATATcacactaacttttttcactaatttttttaacatttcttaaaactcatgttggAAAGAAACGAAACTCCTAATAATGGACGGGAGGAGTATATATATTCCGATTGAGACGAAGTCAATACAATTATCGGACAGCCATTTATTGTCCTCTACATAATCTACGTAACCACTCCGACACTGATTGTCCATTGCAACTTGTGGTACTCAagtatttattttcttcttagTTTTTAGGTTACGATTACACTAGTTTCAGCATATTGTGAGAATACTGAAAAGTGAGAACTGAGAACTATAAGAATGAATCGCAGGTTAATTAATAATGATTTGTGAAATTCTAAGCAGGTCGCATTCTATATCACATGCACATAGGAAAAATGTAAATTTGGGCTCCAaatattaaagatttggaggtaTGATACATATTTTATGTGAGCTCTTTACGTAAGCACTATTCTTATTTGACGCACGTTTAATGttgataattttgatttatatatttagtttaattctaatacattaaaaaatgttattgaaaattataatttcacaaaattcataaaaatcaatgCTTAATTTGTTATATTAATATgtttgaaattatagagaaaattagcaaatcgagctttgattttttataaattttgtgatattaaaaatttcaacaacatttttaatgtattagaaccAAACTAAATATACAGGTCGAAACGAACAACACTTAACGTGCGTCAAACGAGAGCGGTGCTCACATAAGACACACATCATATCAGTTTTCTAAAGATTTGTTCTACAAAGTTGTTGAAGTTCTTATACATAACACCTAAAACTAGCTTTATTtgcaattttgtgatatttaaaatttcaacaacatttttaatgtattagaaccAAACTAAATATACAGGTCGAAACGAACAACACTTAACGTGCGTCAAACGAGAGCGGTGCTCACATAAGACACACAGCATATCAGTTTTCTAAAGATTTGTTCTACAAAGTTGTTGAAGTTCTTATACATAACACCTAAAACTAGCTTTATTtgcaattttgtgatatttaaaatttcaacaacatttttaatgtattagaaccAAACTAAATATACAGGTCGAAACGAACAACACTTAACGTGCGTCAAACGAGAGCGGTGCTCACATAAGACATACAGCCAGTGGCGGAGCCACATTGGAACAAAGGGGTGCAGTTGTACCCCCAAATATTATCGTTATATTGTATGTATATCTGCACAAAGTCACAATATCATTGTTGGTCCAGTGGTTGTGTCTCTAAATTTCATCCAGAAGACCAGGGTTTGAAGCTTATTAGTAGCGCCTTCTCATCTTTTATGTTCTTCACTTCTTTCCACTTTCATTTATgcaaatagtagtactattacatttctcatatttatacttttctctcttttttaaatattcaaaaatgCATTCGAATATAGAAACTTATTTAGGTCACCTATCTTTATTTTTCTATctgtatttttctatttttcgaacttatgtattttatacatatattttttttctttatagttTTTCTATTGCATTTAAAACCAATCATTTcctatttctaaaaataaattgaCCCATTTTCTTATATCTTtatcattatatatatttttaaatattcaaaaggATTTTAATTCTCTTTGTTTTTATCTTTTCGATTTTCTTCTGATGCACATCTTCgcgtttttaataattaaaaaatcataattgTTTGTCGCACCCTCAAACGaaaattcctggatccgccactgcataCACCATATCAGTTTTCTAAAGATTTGTTCTACCAAGTTGTTGAAGTTCTTATACATAACACCTAAAACTAGCTTTATTTACAATATGTGTGCCGCACGCAATAAGTTATTAATAGTCTACTAAAAATTATGTGACACAATAAAAGTTCCATAGGTTTCGGTTATAAATAGAACCTAATAATTCAAAATCTACAATATTCAACTGAGCAAACCCCATGACTTAAGAACTGCCATTTAGGAGACGGTTCAAACCTAACATCCAAATTGAAAGTTACTAAAAGTAGACATGTTTATTcaatcggttcggttcggttcctaACCAAATCGATTAACTGGTTAACCAAAATTGTACCATGCAGATACAAGTACTAAAGCTGATCAGTTCCCGGTTCTACCCGATTAACTGattcatttttgaaaaatattattgTTGGGGAGCCTATATCCTAGGCATCTAGCGTGTGAGGCCTGGTGTTGTATTTAAATACAAAGTTTAAATAAACCATATCTTGCTCTGACGAATAAATAGAGCTGAAGCTATAGCTTGGCTACACAACACATGTTATTGTATCtcatctcattttatttttcatatattcTTGACATTATTAAGCATTACAATTATAAAATTAGGatcaacttaaaatttaaatttaattcggTTCCTCAAGTAGAACCAAAAACCGAATCCACTTGATCCCGGGTCCAGAACCGCCAATTAACTAATGCAAAACAATTCAATTAACCGACAATAAATTACTCGTTTAAGCAGTTCCAACCTAATATCGAATCGAATCCGAGTGAATCCCAAACCCGGAATTGAAACGAAAACTGATTTAGAATAATTACGATatgcaaaaacaaaataaaaaaaaatcatatactCGTGGTTTCACTCTCTAAATTCAGGAGATAGTGCCACGGAAACTAGTTCGATTTTTACTTGTGTGATTTCTTACTCGACAATGATCCAAAAAGCGAAATCTCCGTTTATTTTTGCAAGCTCGTACGTATGTCACGATTCAACAGTTTAATTACCTCACTTAATAAAGTTTTCTTAGAACAAGGTAGGCAACATACACAATGGAGAAACGTATCCATCAACACTCGACTCAATTTTTTCCTTAAAAAACACAGATGAAAACAAATACTACTAAATGACATCCCAAATCCATACGAAATTGCCAGAAGGGAAAAAGATATCATGATTCGAACCAACCGAATTAAATGTTGGTTTTGAAAGCCAACCAACCAACTTTTGTGCTCACATTTAATCCTCCCACCACCCTACTCCCATAATAAATACACACAACTCTTTCATCTCCATAACCATCCAACCACACCATTTTATTACAATCCCAAAATCCTATTAATCCAaaccccaaaaaaaaagaaaaaaaaaactattgcTAATTGATCGATCGATATGGCTCGAGAGCACGACATGCTATCAACGGAAATAGTGAACCGAGGCATCGAGCCAACGGGGCCGGATGCCGGGTCGATGACGTTCTCGGTGAGGGTGCGGCGGAGGCTGCCGGAGTTTGTGAATTCGGTCAACCTCAAATACGTGAGGCTTGGTTACCACTACTTGATCAATCACGGGGTGTATTTGGCGACGGTGCCGGTGCTGCTACTGGTATTCGGGGCGGAGGTCGGGAGCCTGAGGAGGGAGGAGGTGTGGCGGAGGATATGGGACAGCACCGCGGGCTACGACCTCGCCACCGTCGTCGCGTTCTTGGCTCTCTTTGTGTTCACGCTCTCGGTTTATTTCCTCTCGCGGCCGCGTTCCATTTATCTTGTTGATTTTGCTTGCCACAAACCTAGCGACGATTATAAGGTATACttatcactttttctttttatctattttaatccGATGCGTATGTATTGTGTTGTTTTAGGCTTTTAGCATTAGATTGTGTTAATTTATGccaattctattttattttatgtttgcgAAGCATTTGTTAGATTAAGTTCATGTTGGATTCCAAATTGGCTTGGTCGACATAATGGAATTAGATGAATTTTGTCACTTTATGCGGTTATATGTTTGACCGAAAATGAAGTGCTACGTATATACTACTACACAGGAATAGTCTCTTTTATTTAGGAAGAACatatagaatttttttaaaactatgGGTAAATTGTCAAATAGATCTCGAGAAATGGTAAAGTTTTGGTCTCTTTTATTAAGGAACAGAATGAATAGGCTTGATAACTTAGAAATGGACTATTAGTTCAggtttttcttatattttaatttgtatatttttacTTTGGAAGAGATTTATTACAATTCTATAGGTAAATTGTCATatacaaatcacaaaatattGTCAAATTTTGGCCAGTCCTACACTTTTCAAATTCTGAAAATAAAGTACTAATAAAGTTTGATATTTTAGCAATTATCTCATCCTTTATGCTTCCCTTTTTCAGTTAATTACACACTGATATGGCAGCCGATTTAAAACACGTGAACAAAATGACATTTTAAACTTAATTAGATATTGACACTTTGTCTAACACCATTTTATCCATATGTTTTAAACCGGCTGCCACATCAGAGCATAATTCACCAGAAAAGATAATGATGGATAATTGCAAAAATctcaaacttcatgatttatatTTAGAATTTTAGAAGTGTGTAGTAAAAGACTAAATTTTATCGTTTTTCATGATATATTTGGCATATGGTTTAAACTTTAAACACAAATCAAACTCTTGAATCTTGATCATGtcctaattatttaattaatcccttTTGGTCTAAAAACCTTTATATACATACAAAATCATTTGATGAATAAACAATGCCTACGAATGCAGGTAACAAAAGATGAATTCATCTCACTCGCTCGAAAATCTGGCAAATTCGACGAGGCCAGTCTCGAATTCCAGAAGCGGATCCTCGACTCATCTGGCCTCGGCGACGAGACGTACGTCCCGAAATCCATCGGGTCGGCGGAGAACACGGCCACTATGAAGGAGGGGCGCGCGGAGGCCTCGGCCGTGATCTTCGGCGCCCTGGACGAGCTCTTCGAGAAGACGCACCTACGCCCTAAGGACGTGGGCGTGCTCGTGCTCAACTGCAGCCTCTTCAACCCGACCCCGTCCCTATCGGCCATGATCATCAACCACTACAAGATGCGGGGCAACATCCTCAGCTTCAACCTCGGTGGCATGGGCTGCAGCGCCGGCCTCATCGCCCTCGACCTCGCCCGCGACATGCTCCAGGCCAACCCCAACAACTACGCCGTCGTCGTCAGCACTGAGATAGTCGGGTTTAACTGGTACCCTGGGAAGGACCGCTCCATGCTCATCCCCAACTGCTACTTCCGCATGGGCTGCTCCGCTGTCCTCCTCTCCAACCGCCGCCGCGACAGCCGCAGGGCCAAGTACAGCCTCGAGCACATCGTTCGCACCCACAAGGGCGCAGACGACCGCAGCTTCAGGTACtgtcattataaaaaaaacttatcttttAGGGACacaaaaatagagagaaataattaatttccgttaattttttgaaaaattactACTCCTAGTTACTTTCTTTTATGGGTGTCCCACCTTAGGTTAATCATTTTCATACATTttctctcacttactttattcttcctgTTGGGTTGCGATGTCGCTGATCTCACACACGtaatcgagaaaataaagcacgcaaacgatataacgtggttcggtgatgaaccacctacgtccacggagaagatgaccggaatcttattgatgaactctttacaattacaacgaactcacactcacactctaccgctcacaaccgctcgctatcttgagaattaatctctctgggtgtgtgtgtatatggtgtaattctgctacttcactactgagctctatcgagctatttatacaagatgcaatcaagaaataaaatccaactaactctatttcccaaagttagttataaccgctactcggctcaaaaccgaacagccttctcggctcaaaaccgaactcttccttctcggctagttccagctcaaagccgagcttccttcttctgccttcttcttctcggctagttccaggctagttccagctcggtaagccgagcttaccgaactcctttctagccgagcttaccgaactcctttctagccgaactcctttctagccgagctagctcaaaaccgagcttcatttcttgatctcttctttgagctgcagaggctccaccactcgatcaaatcagtagtttgcatggacacactttcacaaatctccaccttgtccttgcaaaactccatcaatatctagattcccttctcaatcctgtTCCATACTTCAACATTCCACAATTTCCACCAACTTCAAGCAATGCTTGAACTTCAAAGTTGGCAGTGACT
Encoded proteins:
- the LOC121779769 gene encoding 3-ketoacyl-CoA synthase 10-like — its product is MAREHDMLSTEIVNRGIEPTGPDAGSMTFSVRVRRRLPEFVNSVNLKYVRLGYHYLINHGVYLATVPVLLLVFGAEVGSLRREEVWRRIWDSTAGYDLATVVAFLALFVFTLSVYFLSRPRSIYLVDFACHKPSDDYKVTKDEFISLARKSGKFDEASLEFQKRILDSSGLGDETYVPKSIGSAENTATMKEGRAEASAVIFGALDELFEKTHLRPKDVGVLVLNCSLFNPTPSLSAMIINHYKMRGNILSFNLGGMGCSAGLIALDLARDMLQANPNNYAVVVSTEIVGFNWYPGKDRSMLIPNCYFRMGCSAVLLSNRRRDSRRAKYSLEHIVRTHKGADDRSFRSVHQEEDSEKHKGLKISKDLVEVGGDAIKTNITTLGPLVLPFSEQLLFLSTLVWKTVMGGPQPPKPYIPDYKLAFEHFCMHAASKTVLDELQRNLKLSDENLEASRATLHRFGNTSSSSIWYELAYLEAKERVKRGDRVWQLSFGSGFKCNSVVWKSLRRSQRQETGPWVDCVHRYPVQGNGVF